The segment CAGTACTTTTTGCTTAATTTAAAAAAAAGGAGTGAAAAATCATGAGAAAAATTATGTGTCTGTTTTTTGTGTTACTGATATGCTGCATAAGCCGGTTGTCCGCGGCGGAATGCGGGGACGTCAATTCGAGCGGCGGTGTGGATATCGTGGACGCCCTTGTCATCGCCCAGTATTATGTTGATTTGAACCCGGCGAATTTCGAAGCCGCAGTAGCGGATGTCGACGGGAACAGCGCGATTAACATCGTGGATGCGCTTCTGGTAGCCCAGTATTATGTCGGACTTATCGATTCGTTTACAGGATGCACCGCAACGACACCTGCGCCGGTCGAATCCGGGACTGTTTTTGCGGTCAATTGCGGCGGTAATGCATATACGGGTTCCGATGGTACGGAATATTCAGCCGATACGGGATATTCGGGAGGTTCTGCCTACGACAATGGCGCGTCCGTTTCCGGAACCTCGGATCCGGCCTTGTATCAGACTGAAAGATATGGAAATTTCACTTATTCGGCTGCAATTCCCAATGGTGCATATCTTGTGACGCTTTATTTTGCAGAGAATTATCACACTTCCACAGGCACGAGAATCTTTACTGTTTCCATAGAGGGAACCGACTATATCAGCAATCTCGATGTATATGCCGCTGCCGGAAGTAATACCGCATATGTTACGGAAAACCGGGTTTCGGTAAGCGATGGCGAGATTAATATTGAATTTGAGACAGTGACCGAGAATGCAATGGTTAACGCTATAAAGATAAGCACACTATCCTCAAGCGGCGAACCTGTCGCCGATTTTTCAATAAGTCCGGCATCTGCCAAGCCGGGAGATACTGTCACTGTCGATGCTTCCTCATCCTATGATGCTGATGGAACAATTTCTAATTACCGGGTGAATTGGGGAGACGGGACCACGACCAATGGTGCCGTCACTTCCCACCAATACTCAACCGAAGGCAATTATACCATCACACTTACCGTCACGGACAATGAAGACAAAACAGCCATTCGGACAAAAAGCATCTCGATCCGAAATGAGTCCTCCGGCTGCACTGAAACCAGACCGGCAAATACGCCCAGCGGATCGTTAACCCAGGTCAACAGATCGCTTTGGGCGAGCGGCGTACCGGGTGAAGTGAACATGTACATCTATGTCCCGGGGGCGCCGTCGTCCAAACCACCTGTTGTGGTATCGTGCCATTCCTGCGGGAACTCAGCCTCGGGGCAATTCAACAACAACCAGAGAATGCGGGATGCAGCGGATAAAGTCGGCTTCATCATGATATTTCCGGACAACAGCCAGAAAAATTGCTGGGACGTGGGGTCGACCGCATCGTTGACCCATAATGGCGGCGGCGACACACAAGCAATAGCCCAGATGGTGCAATACACACTGGGTGCTTATAATGCCGACCCGGACCGCGTCTATATCATGGGAGGGTCATCGGGAGCGATGATGACCCAGGCCATGCTGGCGGTGTATCCCGATATCTTCAGGGCCGGTGCAGCGAGAGCGGGAGTTCCCGCCGGTTGCTGGGCAGACGGGTATGATTCGTCCAACCAATGGTGCAGTAACTGTGCAAACGGCAGTACAAACAAAACCGCCCAGCAATGGGGAGACCAGGCCCGTGGTATGTATCCGGGGTATTCCGGACCCCGTCCTCGCGTTCAACTTTTTCATGGCATGTCAGATTCGACAATCAGCTACAACAATATGGGCGAGGCTACCGAGCAGTGGACAAACGTGCTGGGCTTGAGCGGAACACCGAC is part of the Spirochaetales bacterium genome and harbors:
- a CDS encoding PHB depolymerase family esterase; translation: MRKIMCLFFVLLICCISRLSAAECGDVNSSGGVDIVDALVIAQYYVDLNPANFEAAVADVDGNSAINIVDALLVAQYYVGLIDSFTGCTATTPAPVESGTVFAVNCGGNAYTGSDGTEYSADTGYSGGSAYDNGASVSGTSDPALYQTERYGNFTYSAAIPNGAYLVTLYFAENYHTSTGTRIFTVSIEGTDYISNLDVYAAAGSNTAYVTENRVSVSDGEINIEFETVTENAMVNAIKISTLSSSGEPVADFSISPASAKPGDTVTVDASSSYDADGTISNYRVNWGDGTTTNGAVTSHQYSTEGNYTITLTVTDNEDKTAIRTKSISIRNESSGCTETRPANTPSGSLTQVNRSLWASGVPGEVNMYIYVPGAPSSKPPVVVSCHSCGNSASGQFNNNQRMRDAADKVGFIMIFPDNSQKNCWDVGSTASLTHNGGGDTQAIAQMVQYTLGAYNADPDRVYIMGGSSGAMMTQAMLAVYPDIFRAGAARAGVPAGCWADGYDSSNQWCSNCANGSTNKTAQQWGDQARGMYPGYSGPRPRVQLFHGMSDSTISYNNMGEATEQWTNVLGLSGTPTYEDTINPPDAGYTYNRKFWQGDCSFVVFETWSSPGNGHSMNYEEDAILAFFGLDEFRCVDPQVTACSAN